One Triticum dicoccoides isolate Atlit2015 ecotype Zavitan chromosome 5B, WEW_v2.0, whole genome shotgun sequence genomic window carries:
- the LOC119305953 gene encoding probable inactive purple acid phosphatase 29 — protein sequence MARLGLRRFLPPMLLLVLFVAVEAAGKGDGGLRFRRENGTFKVLQVADMHYADGRSTQCRDVLPAQRPACSDLNTTAFLYRLLRAEDPDLVVFTGDNIFGEDSTDAAKSMDAAIAPAIAMKLPWAAVLGNHDQEGTLSREGVMRHLVGMKNTLARFNPQGVEIDGYGNYNLEVAGVKGTLLANKSVLNLYFLDSGDYSTVPSIHGYGWIKASQEAWFKQTSSSLQQNYTGGQPRQKEPAPGLAYFHIPLPEFNNFTASNFTGVKQENGISSALINSGFFNTMVEAGDVKAAFVGHDHLNDFCGKLTGIQLCYAGGFGYHAYGMAGWSRRARVVSVQLEKAASGEWQGVKSINTWKRLDDQHLTTIDSEVLWNRSSNS from the exons ATGGCCCGCCTCGGCCTCCGGCGATTTCTGCCGCCGatgctcctcctcgtcctcttcgtcgcggtggaggcggcggggaAGGGCGACGGCGGGCTGCGGTTTCGGCGGGAGAACGGCACGTTCAAGGTGCTGCAGGTGGCGGACATGCACTACGCGGACGGGCGGAGCACACAGTGCAGGGACGTGCTGCCCGCGCAGCGCCCCGCCTGCTCCGACCTCAACACCACCGCcttcctctaccgcctcctccgcgcCGAGGACCCCGACCTCGTCGTCTTCACCG GTGATAACATTTTTGGCGAGGATTCAACCGATGCGGCCAAGTCGATGGATGCGGCGATCGCTCCGGCCATTGCCATGAAACTTCCCTGGGCTGCTGTGCTCGGCAACCATGACCAAGAGGGTACGCTGTCGCGCGAGGGCGTGATGCGCCACCTTGTAGGCATGAAGAACACCCTTGCACGCTTCAATCCACAAGGAGTAGAAATCGATGGCTACGGAAACTATAATCTGGAGGTTGCAGGGGTTAAAGGAACACTGCTGGCTAACAAATCAGTGCTCAACCTGTATTTTCTTGACAGTGGTGACTATTCTACTGTGCCATCGATTCACGGCTATGGCTGGATCAAGGCTTCACAGGAAGCTTGGTTCAAGCAAACCTCTTCGAGTCTCCAG CAAAACTATACGGGTGGACAACCCAGACAGAAGGAGCCAGCACCTGGTCTTGCTTACTTCCACATTCCCTTGCCGGAGTTCAACAACTTCACGGCATCAAATTTCACAGGAGTAAAGCAGGAGAATGGTATCAGCTCGGCGTTGATCAACTCCGGCTTCTTTAACACCATGGTGGAAGCTGGAGATGTGAAGGCTGCCTTTGTAGGACATGATCACTTAAACGACTTCTGTGGTAAGCTCACTGGTATTCAGCTGTGCTATGCTGGTGGCTTCGGTTACCATGCGTATGGGATGGCCGGGTGGTCAAGGAGAGCAAGGGTGGTGTCTGTGCAACTTGAGAAGGCAGCGAGCGGCGAGTGGCAAGGCGTGAAGTCTATCAACACATGGAAGAGGCTTGATGATCAACATCTCACCACAATTGACTCTGAGGTGTTATGGAACAGAAGCTCTAATAGTTGA
- the LOC119311284 gene encoding probable inactive purple acid phosphatase 29, with protein MARLALRRFPPPMLLLLLALFLVAAAAAGKGKKRGGGGLRFRREGGTFKVLQVADMHYADGRSTACEDVLPEQVAGCSDLNTTAFLYRVIRAEDPDLVVFTGDNIYGADSTDAAKSMDAAIAPAIAMNLPWAAGIGNHDQEGTLSREGVMRHLVGMKNTLSRFNPEGVEIDGFGNYNLEVGGVEGTLLANKSVLNMYFLDSGDYSTVPSIPGYGWIKASQEAWFQKTSSSLQKNYMSQQPSQKEPAPALAYFHIPLPEFSSFTESNFTGVKQEGISSPSINSGFFTTMVEAGDVKAAFIGHDHINDFCGKLTGIQLCYAGGFGYHAYGKAGWSRRARVVSVQLEKTVTGEWQDVKSIKTWKRLDDQHLTTIDSEVLWNKGSNGRGRKDHDRS; from the exons ATGGCCCGCCTCGCTCTCCGGCGCTTTCCGCCGCCGATGCTTCTCCTTCTCCTCGCCCTCTTCctcgtcgcggcggcggcggcagggaagggaaagaagaggggCGGCGGCGGGCTGCGGTTCCGGCGGGAGGGCGGCACGTTCAAGGTGCTGCAGGTGGCGGACATGCACTACGCGGACGGGCGGAGCACCGCGTGCGAGGACGTGCTGCCCGAGCAGGTCGCCGGCTGCTCCGACCTCAACACCACCGCCTTCCTCTACCGCGTCATCCGCGCCGAGGACCCAGACCTCGTCGTCTTCACAG GTGATAACATCTACGGCGCGGATTCAACCGATGCGGCCAAATCGATGGACGCGGCGATCGCTCCAGCCATCGCCATGAACCTTCCCTGGGCTGCTGGGATTGGTAACCATGACCAGGAGGGTACCCTGTCACGGGAGGGCGTGATGCGACACCTTGTGGGCATGAAGAACACTCTTTCACGCTTCAATCCTGAAGGAGTAGAAATCGATGGCTTCGGCAATTATAATCTGGAAGTTGGTGGGGTTGAAGGAACACTGCTGGCTAACAAATCAGTGCTCAACATGTATTTTCTTGACAGTGGTGACTATTCTACCGTGCCATCCATCCCTGGTTACGGTTGGATCAAGGCTTCCCAGGAAGCTTGGTTCCAGAAAACGTCTTCGAGTCTCCAG AAAAACTACATGAGTCAACAACCCAGCCAGAAGGAGCCAGCACCTGCTCTTGCATACTTCCACATTCCATTGCCGGAGTTCAGCAGTTTCACAGAATCCAATTTCACAGGAGTGAAGCAGGAGGGTATCAGCTCACCATCAATCAACTCAGGCTTCTTTACCACCATGGTGGAAGCCGGAGATGTGAAGGCTGCCTTTATAGGACATGATCACATAAATGACTTCTGTGGGAAGCTCACTGGAATTCAGCTGTGCTACGCCGGTGGGTTCGGTTACCACGCGTATGGGAAGGCCGGGTGGTCGAGGAGAGCAAGGGTGGTGTCTGTGCAGCTTGAGAAGACAGTGACCGGCGAGTGGCAAGACGTAAAGTCTATCAAGACATGGAAGAGGCTTGACGATCAACACCTCACCACGATTGACTCCGAGGTCCTGTGGAACAAAGGCTCTAATG GGAGGGGCAGGAAGGATCATGACAGAAGCTGA
- the LOC119311285 gene encoding probable inactive purple acid phosphatase 29, which yields MARLGLRRFPPLMLLLLLGLFLDAAAAAGKGKRTGGDGGGRLRFRRESGTFKVLQVADMHYGDGRSTGCEDVLPEQVPGCSDLSTTAFLYRLLRAEDPDLVVFTGDNIFGADSTDAAKSMDAAIAPAIAMNIPWAAVLGNHDQEGTLSREGVMRHLVGMKNTLSRFNPEGVEIDGYGNYNLEVAGVEGTQVANKSVLNLYFLDSGDHSTVWWIPGYGWIKASQQAWFKQTSLSLQTNYRNEEPRQKEPAPALAYFHIPLPEFRSFTASDFTGVKQESISSPSINSGFFTMMVEAGDVKAAFIGHDHINDFCGKLTGIQLCYAGGLGYHAYGKAGWSRRARVVSMQLEKTVSGEWQGVKSIKTW from the exons ATGGCCCGCCTCGGCCTCCGGCGCTTTCCGCCGCtgatgctcctcctcctcctcggcctcttcctcgacgcggcggccgcggcggggaagggaaagaggacgggcggcgacggcggcggcaggcTGCGGTTCCGGCGGGAGAGCGGCACGTTCAAGGTGCTGCAGGTGGCGGACATGCACTACGGGGACGGGCGGAGCACCGGGTGCGAGGACGTGCTGCCCGAGCAGGTCCCCGGCTGCTCCGACCTCAGCACCACCGCcttcctctaccgcctcctccgcgcCGAGGACCCCGACCTCGTCGTCTTCACCG GCGATAACATTTTTGGCGCGGATTCAACCGATGCGGCCAAGTCGATGGATGCAGCCATCGCCCCGGCAATCGCCATGAACATTCCCTGGGCTGCTGTGCTCGGTAACCATGACCAGGAGGGCACCCTGTCGCGGGAGGGCGTGATGCGCCACCTTGTAGGCATGAAGAACACCCTGTCACGCTTCAACCCTGAAGGAGTAGAGATCGACGGCTACGGAAATTATAACCTGGAAGTTGCTGGGGTCGAAGGAACACAGGTGGCTAACAAATCAGTGCTCAACCTGTATTTTCTCGACAGTGGTGACCATTCTACTGTATGGTGGATCCCTGGTTATGGTTGGATCAAGGCTTCACAGCAAGCTTGGTTCAAGCAAACCTCTTTGAGTCTGCAG ACAAACTACAGGAATGAAGAACCCAGGCAGAAGGAGCCAGCACCTGCTCTTGCATACTTCCACATTCCATTGCCGGAGTTCAGAAGCTTCACAGCATCCGATTTCACAGGAGTGAAGCAGGAGAGTATCAGCTCGCCATCAATCAACTCCGGTTTCTTTACCATGATGGTGGAAGCCGGAGATGTGAAGGCTGCCTTCATAGGACATGATCACATAAATGACTTCTGCGGGAAGCTCACCGGTATTCAGCTCTGCTATGCCGGTGGGTTAGGTTACCATGCGTACGGGAAGGCGGGGTGGTCCAGGAGAGCAAGAGTGGTGTCTATGCAGCTTGAGAAGACAGTGAGTGGCGAGTGGCAAGGCGTGAAGTCTATCAAGACATGGTAG